A portion of the Flavobacterium magnum genome contains these proteins:
- a CDS encoding OmpH family outer membrane protein — MKKSIAILLCAASLISCNKENTVKASNGLKTACVDSEKLMKDYTEAKDLTAKFKAKSEVEGKKLDEAQAAFDSDVDYFKKNAKSNGQEWAQQKGGELQQRQQQIQYYAQQVDAKLRQEQGAEMDTLVKSIKAFISDYGKKNGYDYIYVSGDGGALLYGKEQYDITKDIVKLLNEKYEANGKKPAAAETKTAAKK, encoded by the coding sequence ATGAAAAAATCGATTGCAATATTACTCTGTGCCGCAAGCCTGATTTCCTGCAACAAGGAAAATACCGTTAAAGCATCAAATGGGCTGAAGACCGCGTGCGTGGATTCCGAAAAACTGATGAAAGATTATACCGAAGCCAAAGACCTGACAGCAAAGTTCAAGGCAAAATCCGAGGTGGAAGGCAAGAAACTCGACGAAGCACAGGCCGCATTCGATTCTGATGTAGATTACTTCAAGAAAAATGCCAAGTCAAATGGTCAGGAGTGGGCGCAGCAGAAAGGCGGCGAACTGCAACAAAGACAACAACAGATTCAGTACTACGCGCAGCAGGTAGATGCCAAATTACGCCAGGAGCAGGGCGCAGAAATGGACACCCTGGTTAAGAGCATCAAAGCGTTCATTTCTGACTATGGTAAAAAGAACGGATATGACTACATCTATGTGTCAGGCGACGGCGGTGCGCTCTTGTACGGCAAAGAGCAGTATGACATCACCAAAGACATCGTAAAACTCCTCAACGAAAAGTATGAGGCAAATGGCAAAAAACCCGCCGCTGCAGAAACGAAGACGGCAGCTAAGAAATAA
- a CDS encoding helix-turn-helix domain-containing protein produces MDTITEAASYTLQFINQTQRSVFLTGKAGTGKTTLLREIIKTTHKNTVVVAPTGIAALNAGGVTIHSMFQLPFAGFIPDHSGKHLSDSVKFENKNTLGRHFRMNGQKKAVIQNMELLIIDEVSMLRADVLDAIDFMMQSVRRNKKPFGGVQVLFIGDLLQLPPVIKDEEWRTLRQYYKGKFFFHSQVVQQHPPVYIELSKIFRQTDDRFISILNNLRHNTISAADVSALNAYVKPDFDVREHKGYIVLTTHNAKADEINAAALGDLPGQLHSYSPEITGEFPDKIFPVDANLQLKTGAQVMFVKNDLSPEKNYFNGKMGVIKSLSEAEILVHFPEENKTIEVERYEWENIKYTVNPDTKEIQEDILGTFVHYPIKLAWAITVHKSQGLTFDKAALDVSQVFLPGQAYVALSRLRSLEGLILLSPLQMNGLSNDRDVMDYAQSKADGDVLESLLESETKKFLHQYLTGSFHWDDIAQEWRNHEYSYRTDAEKSPKTGHALWAAERTRTIWSLLEPAGKFKSQLDKLFYGPDTDLAFISDRIHAAIDYFLGPMEQIHYDLLWKLEEIGRMKKAKAFYEELAQLEDLQLQAIQRLMKARLLIQTVLSGKPISRETMQSVEISGYRSRKADLVRREFKALNVTMIDDEQDYGRYAPKKKAQKAPKKNTVNETYELWLQKHSVKEIAGIRKLTVQTINTHLGKLIEAHTISITDVLPEDKIRALADAFRDYHEETLHGLREIHGDRFTWDELRLFRAALNAETA; encoded by the coding sequence ATGGACACCATTACAGAAGCCGCTTCTTACACCCTGCAATTCATCAACCAGACCCAGCGCTCCGTTTTCCTTACCGGCAAGGCCGGCACCGGAAAAACCACACTATTGCGCGAAATCATCAAAACGACACATAAAAACACGGTGGTGGTGGCGCCTACGGGAATCGCCGCCCTGAATGCCGGAGGGGTTACGATCCACTCCATGTTCCAGCTGCCGTTTGCGGGATTTATCCCGGACCATTCAGGCAAACATTTGTCGGATTCTGTCAAATTTGAAAACAAGAATACGCTGGGCCGGCATTTCCGGATGAATGGCCAAAAGAAAGCCGTAATCCAAAATATGGAACTGCTCATTATCGATGAGGTCAGTATGCTGCGTGCCGATGTGCTCGATGCAATCGATTTTATGATGCAGAGCGTGCGCCGCAATAAAAAACCGTTCGGCGGCGTACAGGTGCTGTTTATCGGCGACCTGCTGCAGTTGCCGCCCGTAATCAAAGATGAGGAATGGCGCACGCTGAGGCAGTATTACAAAGGGAAATTCTTTTTCCATTCGCAGGTAGTGCAGCAGCACCCACCGGTATACATCGAATTATCGAAAATATTCAGGCAGACTGACGACCGCTTCATCTCAATACTCAACAACCTGCGCCACAACACGATCTCAGCCGCAGATGTGTCTGCGTTGAATGCTTATGTGAAGCCGGATTTCGACGTTCGGGAACACAAGGGCTATATTGTCCTGACAACCCACAATGCGAAAGCCGACGAGATAAACGCGGCGGCATTAGGTGATCTTCCGGGCCAGCTGCATTCGTATTCGCCTGAAATTACAGGTGAGTTCCCGGATAAAATTTTTCCTGTCGATGCCAATCTGCAACTTAAAACCGGTGCGCAGGTCATGTTTGTGAAAAACGATCTTTCACCCGAAAAAAATTATTTCAATGGCAAGATGGGTGTAATCAAATCACTTTCGGAAGCGGAAATCCTCGTGCATTTCCCTGAGGAGAATAAGACCATCGAGGTGGAGCGCTACGAATGGGAAAACATCAAATACACCGTAAACCCCGATACCAAAGAGATACAGGAAGACATTCTGGGCACTTTCGTGCATTATCCGATCAAACTTGCCTGGGCGATCACCGTCCATAAAAGCCAGGGACTGACGTTTGACAAAGCAGCGCTCGACGTATCGCAGGTTTTTCTCCCGGGACAGGCTTACGTGGCTTTGTCGCGCCTTCGTTCGTTAGAAGGGCTTATTTTGCTTTCGCCGCTGCAGATGAACGGACTTTCGAATGACCGCGATGTCATGGATTACGCTCAAAGCAAAGCTGACGGCGACGTCCTGGAAAGCCTGCTGGAATCGGAAACTAAAAAATTCCTGCACCAGTACCTCACGGGCAGCTTTCATTGGGACGATATTGCACAGGAATGGCGTAACCACGAGTACAGCTACCGCACAGACGCAGAGAAATCGCCTAAAACCGGGCACGCGCTCTGGGCTGCCGAGAGGACCAGGACAATATGGAGCCTGCTCGAGCCCGCCGGGAAATTCAAATCCCAGCTCGACAAGCTATTTTACGGGCCTGATACCGATCTGGCGTTTATCAGTGACAGGATCCATGCCGCTATCGATTATTTTTTAGGACCGATGGAACAGATCCATTATGACCTGCTTTGGAAACTGGAGGAAATCGGCCGCATGAAAAAAGCGAAGGCGTTTTATGAAGAATTGGCGCAGCTTGAAGACCTGCAGCTGCAGGCGATCCAGCGGCTTATGAAGGCGCGGCTGCTGATACAAACAGTGCTCTCCGGAAAACCGATTTCCAGGGAAACCATGCAGTCCGTCGAAATCAGCGGCTACAGAAGCAGGAAGGCTGATCTCGTCCGACGCGAATTCAAGGCTTTAAATGTGACTATGATCGATGACGAACAGGACTACGGTCGCTACGCACCCAAAAAGAAAGCGCAGAAAGCACCCAAAAAAAACACGGTGAACGAAACGTACGAACTGTGGCTTCAAAAACACTCGGTGAAGGAAATCGCCGGCATACGCAAGCTGACGGTACAAACGATCAATACGCACCTGGGTAAACTCATCGAAGCGCATACGATCAGCATCACCGATGTGTTGCCTGAAGACAAAATCCGAGCCCTTGCCGACGCCTTCAGGGATTACCATGAAGAGACGCTGCATGGGCTCAGGGAAATTCATGGCGATCGGTTTACCTGGGATGAACTGAGATTATTCAGGGCCGCGCTGAATGCGGAGACGGCTTAA
- a CDS encoding DoxX family protein — protein sequence MNNIGSVLLLILLAITFVQSGYEKTMYWNDNVTWLRQHFEKTPIKNTVPAALFLILVLEVISGILCISGCIQILVNNVRTFGLYGAIFSCVTLLFLLLGQRMAKDYDGARTIVIYFIPAVMAVYWLS from the coding sequence ATGAATAACATCGGGTCTGTATTGCTGCTGATATTGCTCGCGATCACTTTCGTACAATCCGGGTATGAGAAAACCATGTACTGGAACGACAATGTGACCTGGCTCAGGCAACATTTTGAAAAAACGCCCATCAAAAACACTGTGCCTGCCGCGCTGTTCCTGATCCTGGTTTTAGAGGTAATCTCTGGCATTCTATGCATTTCGGGCTGTATCCAGATTTTGGTAAACAATGTCCGTACGTTCGGGCTGTATGGCGCCATCTTCAGCTGCGTGACGCTGTTGTTCCTGCTTTTGGGTCAGCGTATGGCGAAGGATTATGATGGCGCGCGCACTATCGTGATCTATTTCATTCCTGCAGTCATGGCGGTGTACTGGCTCAGTTAA
- a CDS encoding TonB-dependent receptor encodes MKITTTFLLFLFTQLIFSQSGVKGTIVSEPGGQPIPGVTVTVKSVGVSTMSDAQGNYFASLPPGKYDIAFSMMGFQPKIITETEVLSDDITVLHVSLAEGGTKALDEVVIKSAKARAESVKTLLLMQKNSINVSDGISAETIKRTPDKNTSDVLKRISGASIQDNKFVVIRGLNDRYNAAYLNGAPLPSSEPDRKAFSFDIFPANMLDNLVITKTATPDIPGEFAGGVIQINTKSIPDRNFQTISVGGGYNTITTGKKQLYYEGGKTDWLGLDDGTRELSSKIPDFRTLNSLGPVERAAYAKYLNSDWSLKTKNFAPNLSLQYTNGRRFGLGGDKVLGALFSVSYSRNNTFNETVRKDYEAPADDVPSTILSDYNDKNYIEQYMLGLMGNFSLKFNANNSISFKNIFSINSDDKVVERFGAPDQAADPNALKVSSTVRWFTSNTIYSGQLYGEHFFPASRTKFNWMGAYSRVSRDIPNLRRNSYTLIPQDPDNPSDVVPYANIADGNAGTLYGGSMFFSENNEDIYSGKADYSAKISDSPVKSDEIKFGGFVQYRNRDFYARQLQYNQLNNLGGDDPVIFNGDLLLLGDSAIFQPENIGVIAPNVGGFTIFDGTKYFDAYTASSELQAAYIMLDNNIGKLRLIWGFRTENYIQRLETEKSDTESLNVYNEQTDFLPSANAIFALNEKQNLRLSYSKTLNRPEFRELAPFGFYDFMTQNFTNGNPELGIAVIDNADVRYEIFPGKNQLFSVSAFYKKFKNPIETVAGANNKEVTFGNANSAKNYGFEMEFRALLGSVFNNENSAFLNGLTVFSNLAVIKSEVDASDVVSITNQEKSRPMQGQSPYVFNLGTQYIDSRNGWSLSANLNRIGDRIAIVGNPPDGEPTLWEQSRTLLDAQLSKTFLNKRIEIRLNMQNLLDQESIFYQNKNIDHREASGIKGFFNNIFTGDSGNNNGYDKNDDLFWKTKKFGRTFSLTATYNF; translated from the coding sequence ATGAAAATTACAACTACGTTCCTGCTATTTCTATTCACGCAATTGATTTTCAGCCAGTCCGGCGTCAAGGGCACTATCGTTTCTGAACCAGGCGGCCAGCCGATTCCCGGCGTAACGGTCACTGTAAAAAGCGTCGGAGTTTCAACGATGTCCGATGCACAGGGAAACTACTTCGCCAGTCTGCCGCCCGGCAAGTATGATATCGCATTTTCAATGATGGGATTCCAACCCAAAATAATTACCGAGACCGAAGTGCTTTCAGACGACATTACCGTGCTGCATGTCTCGCTCGCAGAGGGCGGTACAAAAGCCCTTGATGAAGTCGTGATCAAATCGGCTAAAGCGCGGGCCGAATCAGTCAAGACGCTATTGCTGATGCAAAAAAACAGCATCAATGTGTCTGACGGGATTTCGGCCGAAACCATCAAACGTACGCCGGACAAGAACACCTCCGATGTGCTCAAAAGGATTAGCGGTGCAAGCATACAGGACAACAAATTCGTCGTAATCCGAGGGTTGAACGACCGTTACAATGCGGCGTACCTGAACGGCGCACCACTGCCCAGTTCAGAGCCGGACAGGAAGGCCTTTTCATTTGACATTTTTCCGGCTAACATGCTCGACAACCTCGTGATTACAAAAACGGCTACACCGGATATTCCGGGCGAGTTCGCAGGGGGTGTAATCCAAATCAATACCAAAAGCATTCCGGACAGGAATTTCCAGACCATTTCTGTTGGTGGCGGTTATAACACCATCACCACCGGAAAAAAGCAGTTGTATTATGAAGGCGGCAAAACCGACTGGCTCGGTCTCGATGACGGTACGCGCGAACTTTCCTCAAAAATTCCAGATTTCCGCACCTTAAATTCTCTGGGTCCGGTGGAAAGGGCCGCATACGCCAAATACCTCAATAGCGACTGGAGCCTGAAAACCAAAAATTTTGCACCTAATTTAAGTCTGCAGTATACCAATGGCAGGAGGTTCGGATTGGGCGGCGATAAAGTCCTGGGCGCTTTGTTTTCGGTTTCCTATAGCCGAAACAACACCTTCAACGAGACAGTCCGCAAGGATTATGAGGCGCCGGCTGACGACGTCCCCTCGACCATCCTGAGCGATTACAACGACAAAAACTATATCGAGCAGTACATGCTGGGCTTGATGGGAAATTTCAGCCTGAAATTCAATGCCAACAACAGTATAAGCTTCAAGAATATCTTCAGCATCAATTCCGACGATAAGGTCGTAGAGCGTTTCGGCGCGCCTGATCAGGCAGCCGATCCGAATGCCCTGAAAGTATCGTCTACCGTTCGGTGGTTTACAAGCAATACCATTTATTCCGGACAGTTGTACGGGGAACACTTTTTCCCTGCAAGCCGTACAAAATTCAACTGGATGGGCGCCTACAGCCGCGTAAGCCGCGACATCCCCAACCTGAGGCGCAATTCATACACGCTAATACCACAGGATCCGGACAATCCTTCCGATGTCGTGCCTTACGCCAACATTGCAGATGGGAACGCCGGTACGCTATACGGAGGCAGCATGTTTTTTTCGGAAAATAATGAGGACATCTATAGCGGCAAAGCCGATTATTCGGCTAAAATCAGCGACAGTCCAGTTAAGAGCGATGAAATTAAGTTCGGTGGGTTTGTCCAGTACCGCAACAGGGACTTTTACGCCAGGCAATTGCAGTACAATCAGTTAAACAACCTCGGTGGCGATGATCCCGTTATTTTCAATGGGGATTTGTTGCTGCTTGGGGACAGCGCGATTTTCCAGCCTGAAAATATCGGTGTCATTGCGCCCAATGTCGGCGGATTCACGATTTTTGACGGCACTAAATATTTTGACGCGTACACGGCATCTTCTGAATTGCAGGCGGCCTACATCATGCTTGACAACAACATCGGGAAATTGCGATTAATCTGGGGCTTCCGCACCGAAAATTACATACAGCGTCTTGAAACGGAAAAGTCGGATACAGAAAGCCTGAATGTGTATAACGAGCAAACCGATTTCCTGCCCTCTGCGAATGCGATTTTCGCGCTAAACGAGAAGCAAAACCTCCGGCTGAGTTATTCGAAGACGCTCAACCGTCCGGAGTTCCGCGAGCTGGCACCATTTGGCTTTTATGATTTTATGACGCAGAATTTCACCAACGGAAATCCGGAACTTGGGATAGCAGTGATTGACAATGCCGATGTGCGTTATGAGATTTTCCCGGGGAAGAACCAATTGTTTTCCGTATCAGCATTTTACAAAAAGTTTAAAAATCCGATTGAGACGGTCGCCGGCGCAAACAATAAGGAAGTGACTTTCGGTAACGCGAATTCCGCAAAGAATTACGGATTTGAAATGGAATTCCGCGCACTGCTGGGATCGGTATTTAACAACGAAAACTCAGCGTTCCTCAATGGCCTGACCGTGTTTTCGAACCTGGCAGTAATCAAATCAGAAGTGGATGCTTCCGATGTGGTCTCGATCACCAACCAGGAAAAGTCACGCCCGATGCAGGGCCAGTCGCCCTACGTGTTCAACCTGGGCACGCAGTACATTGACAGCCGTAATGGCTGGTCGCTGTCAGCCAATTTAAACCGCATCGGCGACAGGATCGCAATCGTAGGGAATCCGCCTGATGGTGAGCCTACGCTGTGGGAACAAAGCCGGACTTTGCTCGACGCACAACTCTCGAAAACATTCCTGAACAAGCGCATTGAAATCAGGCTCAATATGCAAAACCTGCTCGACCAGGAATCCATCTTTTACCAAAATAAGAATATTGACCACAGGGAGGCCTCAGGCATCAAAGGCTTTTTTAACAATATTTTCACTGGCGATTCCGGCAATAACAACGGTTACGACAAAAATGATGACCTGTTTTGGAAAACTAAGAAATTCGGCCGAACCTTCTCCCTTACAGCCACTTACAACTTCTAG
- a CDS encoding class I SAM-dependent methyltransferase, whose amino-acid sequence MDSSKLTPFLTVRDHSVSGEDFELLKDQALDMLVTFPKPEGAYLARYYESEDYISHTDAKRSLFEKAYHIVKSRALRKKVKLINSFGPKGIILDIGAGTGDFLITAKNEGWNVLGIEPNAKARETASKKGVPFAENDDSLNDSAFDVISMWHVLEHVPDVKKQIATLSRLIKPNGTVLIAVPNFNSYDAKYYGSFWAAYDVPRHLTHFSKTAIKTLFEAHEFRLEKILPMKYDAFYVSLLSEKYKTGRMNFVKAFMTGLRSNWNGRRNMEYSSHIYVLKSTKK is encoded by the coding sequence ATGGATTCATCCAAACTTACCCCATTCCTTACCGTCAGGGACCATTCGGTTTCCGGCGAGGATTTCGAGCTCCTCAAGGATCAGGCGCTGGACATGCTTGTGACGTTTCCCAAACCTGAAGGCGCGTATCTCGCACGATATTATGAAAGTGAGGATTATATTTCACACACTGATGCCAAACGGTCTTTGTTTGAGAAGGCCTATCATATTGTGAAATCGCGGGCTTTGCGCAAAAAGGTGAAACTGATAAATTCGTTTGGTCCGAAAGGCATTATTCTGGATATCGGTGCGGGAACTGGCGACTTTCTAATCACGGCGAAAAACGAAGGATGGAACGTACTCGGTATCGAGCCCAATGCCAAAGCACGAGAAACCGCGTCAAAAAAAGGTGTTCCGTTTGCCGAAAACGATGATTCATTAAATGATAGCGCGTTTGATGTAATCAGCATGTGGCATGTGCTCGAACATGTCCCCGACGTAAAAAAGCAAATTGCCACCTTAAGCAGACTGATAAAACCAAACGGGACCGTGCTTATCGCTGTCCCGAATTTCAATTCTTACGACGCTAAATACTATGGCAGCTTTTGGGCAGCTTACGACGTCCCAAGACATTTAACACACTTTTCAAAAACGGCCATAAAAACACTTTTTGAGGCACACGAATTCCGACTGGAAAAAATCCTTCCGATGAAATACGATGCGTTTTATGTCAGCCTGCTTTCCGAAAAGTATAAAACCGGCCGGATGAATTTTGTAAAGGCATTTATGACCGGACTTCGGTCAAATTGGAACGGAAGACGAAATATGGAGTATTCGTCGCATATTTATGTGTTGAAAAGCACTAAAAAGTAA
- a CDS encoding T9SS type A sorting domain-containing protein, which produces MRKIYLLGLLMMAGNLLHAQIQPTSYRGAFAPAPAAMWTDSWTNFDPQNTVYPAPTVTVNAAITTNTTWTSGNTYLLSGLIYVKNNATLTIQPGTKILGDNSGSALVVTKGAKINAVGTATNPIVFTSDKPVGARNKGDWGGIILLGKGSFNINGGTNNIEGITASADTQYGGGANPDDNDNSGMLKYVRIEFGGYVFAPNNEINGLTMGAVGRGTTIDYVQTSFINDDGFEWFGGAVNCKHLVSFRNLDDDFDTDNGYSGNVQFALSVRDPQIADVPAVSTSEGFESDNNSTGSAVSPYTSAIFSNLTMVGPTFRQTLPNGGTLAAGYKRALRIRRASQLKIYNSVFMDYLEGLHIDGIASENAAVAGQLRFNNNVLAGITTTSKVLQITAPGTITAGNNAAFNMTSWYAANGNTTVATNSGLLANAYDNGNAFTYTGLDYRPASGSILLSGASFADAPFNGKLEKSAPTVVSPVNYCRNDVASPLSATLVYGGTQLRWYASAGSTTPLAGTPTPMTNSSSVGTRNYYVAQVYPDGLEGPKAVVTVNVYGLPDMPATLTGTTAICNYIGSTDTLTYTTTAVAGAASYSWTLPAGATLVSTSPDGLTATVSFQNAAQGSGTVYIGVQAVSVNGCKSLARTLGLTKILPAAPASISGATSVGNYVGTTTTVTYTTTAVANAQSYLWTVPAGVQIISGQGSTSVVVNFLNASTAVGSLGVISVKSVAPCGPSPARNLSLFKALPARPANINASSSDVCVTAGPSSSITYSIAPIADVTTYNWTVPAGASIVGNSHGPSITVNYTAAFTANGVVSVSSVNNIGSSAARNLTVYRNLPENPSSINGRLKGICPGDTYSYSFPAIAAATSYTFTAPAGAVIKSLNFPSNTTNTLTTSENAFTVTYPVDFVSGTLSFRSANGCGMSVGPNNQDVAKAMPTPTVLNGPATVSCALIGQQVTYTTVGAPNVTSYIWIVPPGATIVSGQGTASLTVIFNNALPASSTISVQYNNACNGIGGKKKLTLTKESCARPAAESVATTTYSELYPNPASDVFNIDIRTDKASETTVSVYAFSGNLVSSVKHQLNAGANTIATDISRLPKGIYIVRFTDPSSSEAETRKLIKK; this is translated from the coding sequence ATGAGAAAAATTTATCTATTGGGATTGCTCATGATGGCAGGCAATCTTTTACATGCGCAAATCCAGCCTACCAGCTACCGTGGGGCATTTGCCCCTGCACCCGCAGCCATGTGGACTGACAGCTGGACCAATTTTGATCCGCAGAATACGGTGTATCCTGCACCTACAGTGACGGTAAATGCCGCGATTACGACAAATACGACATGGACTTCTGGAAACACGTACTTACTCTCCGGATTAATTTACGTCAAGAACAATGCGACGCTGACGATCCAGCCGGGAACAAAAATCCTGGGTGACAACTCGGGTTCTGCATTGGTAGTGACCAAAGGCGCAAAAATCAACGCCGTCGGAACCGCCACCAACCCGATCGTATTCACGTCGGATAAACCGGTTGGCGCGAGGAACAAAGGCGATTGGGGAGGCATTATCCTATTGGGTAAAGGGTCTTTCAACATCAACGGCGGTACGAACAATATTGAAGGGATCACCGCATCTGCCGATACGCAATATGGCGGAGGTGCCAATCCTGATGATAATGACAATTCGGGTATGCTGAAGTATGTGCGCATCGAGTTCGGAGGCTACGTTTTTGCACCGAACAACGAGATTAACGGGCTCACCATGGGCGCGGTAGGCCGTGGGACGACTATCGATTATGTACAGACCTCGTTTATTAATGACGACGGATTCGAATGGTTCGGCGGCGCCGTCAATTGCAAACACCTGGTGTCATTCCGCAACCTCGACGACGATTTTGATACCGATAACGGTTACAGCGGGAACGTGCAATTTGCTTTATCAGTAAGGGATCCGCAAATTGCTGACGTACCAGCGGTGTCCACTTCTGAAGGATTTGAATCCGATAACAACAGCACCGGAAGCGCCGTGTCTCCATACACCAGCGCCATCTTCTCTAACCTCACGATGGTGGGGCCCACGTTCCGCCAGACGTTGCCGAACGGAGGCACACTCGCAGCAGGTTACAAAAGGGCGCTTCGCATCCGCAGGGCGTCACAATTGAAAATATACAACTCGGTCTTCATGGATTACCTAGAAGGGCTTCATATCGACGGAATCGCTTCCGAAAATGCCGCGGTCGCAGGGCAGCTGCGTTTCAACAACAACGTTTTGGCAGGCATCACCACCACGTCAAAAGTGTTGCAGATTACCGCTCCGGGAACAATCACTGCCGGGAACAACGCCGCCTTTAACATGACAAGCTGGTACGCCGCCAATGGCAACACGACCGTCGCTACAAATTCAGGATTGCTGGCCAATGCTTACGACAACGGAAACGCGTTCACCTATACCGGATTGGATTACAGGCCGGCTTCAGGTTCTATCCTGCTGTCAGGCGCCAGTTTTGCTGACGCGCCGTTCAACGGAAAACTTGAGAAATCAGCCCCGACGGTAGTTTCCCCGGTAAACTATTGCCGGAATGATGTCGCCTCGCCATTGTCAGCGACTTTGGTGTACGGCGGTACGCAATTGAGATGGTACGCATCGGCAGGCAGCACCACGCCTTTAGCCGGAACGCCTACACCCATGACAAATTCATCAAGCGTGGGCACCAGGAATTATTATGTTGCCCAGGTTTATCCTGACGGACTGGAAGGCCCGAAAGCGGTCGTTACGGTAAATGTGTACGGGCTGCCCGACATGCCGGCAACACTCACAGGAACAACGGCAATCTGTAATTACATCGGAAGCACCGATACGTTGACCTACACCACGACTGCAGTTGCAGGCGCAGCGAGCTACAGCTGGACATTGCCGGCGGGTGCCACTTTGGTTTCAACATCGCCTGACGGGCTGACCGCCACGGTGAGTTTCCAGAATGCGGCCCAGGGCAGCGGTACGGTTTACATCGGTGTGCAGGCAGTCTCTGTAAACGGATGTAAGAGTCTTGCAAGGACTTTAGGCCTGACCAAAATCCTTCCGGCTGCACCGGCAAGTATTTCAGGTGCTACTTCTGTTGGGAATTATGTTGGCACAACCACAACAGTTACGTACACGACGACTGCTGTCGCCAATGCCCAATCGTACCTTTGGACCGTTCCTGCCGGTGTACAGATTATCTCAGGCCAGGGCAGTACGTCCGTTGTAGTAAATTTCCTGAATGCTTCTACAGCGGTGGGTTCTTTGGGTGTAATTTCTGTTAAGTCTGTCGCTCCCTGCGGCCCGTCTCCAGCCAGAAATTTAAGCCTCTTCAAAGCGTTGCCTGCCAGGCCGGCCAATATCAATGCCTCGTCGTCTGACGTATGCGTCACTGCCGGTCCTTCAAGCAGCATCACGTACTCCATTGCACCGATTGCTGACGTCACGACCTACAACTGGACCGTGCCTGCGGGTGCGTCCATCGTCGGAAATTCCCACGGACCTTCCATAACCGTGAACTACACAGCTGCTTTTACTGCAAACGGCGTGGTCTCGGTAAGTTCTGTGAATAATATCGGATCAAGTGCGGCAAGGAACCTGACGGTATACCGTAACCTGCCTGAAAACCCTTCAAGCATCAACGGCAGGCTAAAAGGAATCTGTCCGGGCGACACTTACAGCTACTCGTTTCCAGCTATCGCGGCAGCGACGTCATATACCTTTACGGCGCCTGCAGGAGCGGTAATCAAGTCGTTAAACTTCCCGTCGAACACCACGAACACTTTGACGACGTCTGAGAACGCGTTTACGGTAACTTATCCAGTGGATTTCGTTTCGGGAACCCTGAGCTTCAGATCGGCCAACGGCTGTGGCATGAGCGTAGGCCCTAACAACCAGGATGTAGCTAAAGCAATGCCTACCCCAACGGTTTTGAACGGCCCGGCGACTGTGAGCTGCGCCTTGATCGGACAGCAGGTGACGTATACCACTGTGGGCGCACCAAATGTGACGTCTTACATCTGGATCGTACCACCGGGAGCTACCATCGTCAGCGGTCAGGGAACGGCATCGCTTACCGTAATTTTCAATAATGCACTTCCTGCATCTTCAACCATTTCGGTTCAGTATAACAACGCCTGCAACGGCATTGGCGGTAAAAAGAAACTGACCCTTACTAAGGAGAGCTGTGCCCGTCCTGCAGCCGAGTCTGTTGCGACAACAACCTATTCAGAACTGTATCCCAACCCGGCATCGGATGTTTTTAACATTGACATCAGGACTGACAAGGCGTCTGAAACAACCGTTTCCGTATATGCGTTCAGCGGCAATCTGGTAAGCAGCGTGAAACACCAGTTGAATGCGGGCGCGAACACAATTGCTACAGACATTTCAAGATTGCCTAAAGGCATTTACATCGTAAGGTTCACTGATCCTTCTTCAAGCGAGGCAGAGACCAGAAAGCTTATCAAAAAATAA